The nucleotide sequence CCCTTCAATTCATATTCAGCAAACTTCCATCCTGGTTTATGAGTATCTCTGGTGTCGAACTTTACTGCAACACCCTTATTTTTCAATTCTATTACAATAGGAGCAACTACCTTTTCTATTTCTTCTAATTGCTCATCTTTGAAATAAATAGGTACAATAACTACCTGTATTGGGGCAAGTTTTGGAGGCAATACCAATCCATCATCATCTGAATGAGCCATAATTAATGCACCCATTAATCGAGTGCTTACACCCCAGGATGTCCCCCAAACTAATTCTTCTTTACCCTCTTTGGTTGCAAATTTTACATCAAACGCCTTCGCAAAATTTTGTCCAAGAAAGTGAGACGTTCCTGCTTGCAATGCTTTTCCATCTTGCATCATAGCCTCAATACAGTAAGTGTCTACAGCACCAGCAAAACGTTCGCTCTCTGTTTTTACTCCCTTAATAACAGGCATTGCCATAAAATCTTCAGCAAAAGTTGCATAGACATTCAGCATTTGATTGGTCTCGTCTACAGCTTCTTGTTTAGTAGCGTGAGCAGTATGTCCTTCCTGCCAAAGAAACTCAGCAGTTCGAAGAAATAATCGGGTACGCATCTCCCAGCGCATCACATTTGCCCATTGATTAATTAAAAGTGGTAAGTCTCTATATGACTGAATCCAATTTTTATACGAATCCCAAATTACAGTTTCAGAGGTAGGTCTGATAATTAGTTCTTCTTCAAGCTTAGCTTCTGGGTCTACTACGACTCCCTTGCCGTCTTCATCGTTTTTCAATCGATAATGGGTAACTACAGCGCATTCCTTAGCAAACCCTTCGACATGATCCGCCTCTTTACTGAGAAATGATTTGGGAATAAGCAGAGGGAAATAAGCATTTTCGTGACCTGTGTCTTTGAACATTTGATCAAGGGTCTGCTGCATTTTTTCCCAAATAGCAAAACCATAAGGTTTAATCACCATGCACCCTCTGACGGGTGAATTTTCTGCTAATCCTGCCTTTTTTACAAGTTCATTATACCATAATGAATAATCTTCCGAACGAGATGGAATTGCTTTAGCCATTTACTATTAGTTCTTTTGGTATGGAGTTTGCTATTTACAGACTATAAATTCTGTAAGGATCGCAAATATAGCGGAGCAATCGAACAGACACCCTTAGAGAATCGTTTAATTAAAAAAAGGAGGATCGTCATGAAACATTATCTTAAAAATTTTCTAGTTCTAGTACTCGGATTCATTGCGTTAGGAGCTTTTGGTCAAGAGTATGATGATTTATACTTCACCAAAGAGGATCGAGTAAAAGAGAAAAAGAAGCAGGGTGAAGTGACTAATCAAAGCTTCTCTAAAGTAGCGAAGAAGAGCAATGATGAAGAGTTGAGCTTTTTAGGGAGACAATATCAATATGATGCTGAAGGTGATGTAACTGAGGAATCTCTAGATTACTATGCGCCTGATAAGACTCAGGAAGATTACATATCTGACACGCAAAGTGCTTATATAAATGGAACGGAGCGAAATCCAAATTTCAGTAATCCTCAAACAACTGTTTATGATAATCCAAATGACCAACCTGTTGTCATAAATAACTATTACAATAATGGTGGGAATAACTTTGATAGATGGAATCAGCCAAGATGGCGATTCGGTTTAGGGTGGAATAATTGGGGAGGAAATTTCTGGTCTGTTTCTTACGGAAACAACTTTGGCAACCCGTGGTATGATCCTTTTTGGGACCCTTGGGCTAATCAATGGGGCACAGGATGGGGAGCAGGATTCGGTTGGAATAATTGGGGTTGGAATTCTTGGGGTCGAAATGCTTGGGGATGGGGAGGTGGTTTTTATTGCCCACCAGTCTATAATGGAAATTATTATGGAAGACCAGGATATATAGCTAGAAATAGAGAAGTTAGAGGAAGAAACGTAATAAGAGGATCAAGATCATCTAGGGGATCAGTTTCTTCTCGTGAAAGCAGATCTTCTTCGGGAAGAAGGTCTGGAGTGGCGAATGAAGTAAGCTCTAGAAGTAGTAGACGAGCAGATGCAAACAGACAACAAGCAAGTTACTTGAATAGATCGCGTAGCAGTAGATACAATTCTGGAACTTCTTCCAGAGGATCAAGTACGGTGAATTCCAGATCTAGAAATAGTAATGGTAATTCAGGTACAATCAATAATTCTGGGAGACGATCAAGTTCGAACTCAAACTTTAATAGATCTAGTAATAGTTCAAATAGATCTAGATCATATTCGCCACCTGCGTCAAGTAGGAGTAGAAGTTCTTCGGTTAGGTCTTCAGGTTCTTCCAGAAGCTCAGGTTCGGTTAGATCAAGGAGTTCATCTAGTAGGTCTTCAGGTAGTAGATCTTCGGGTTCAAGGTCGTCTTCAGGGAGATCCAGTTCAGGAAGAAGAGGTAACTAATCTGATGTTGAATGAAAATTAAACTAAGAATATTTCTACTTTCTT is from Marinobacter alexandrii and encodes:
- the proS gene encoding proline--tRNA ligase, producing MAKAIPSRSEDYSLWYNELVKKAGLAENSPVRGCMVIKPYGFAIWEKMQQTLDQMFKDTGHENAYFPLLIPKSFLSKEADHVEGFAKECAVVTHYRLKNDEDGKGVVVDPEAKLEEELIIRPTSETVIWDSYKNWIQSYRDLPLLINQWANVMRWEMRTRLFLRTAEFLWQEGHTAHATKQEAVDETNQMLNVYATFAEDFMAMPVIKGVKTESERFAGAVDTYCIEAMMQDGKALQAGTSHFLGQNFAKAFDVKFATKEGKEELVWGTSWGVSTRLMGALIMAHSDDDGLVLPPKLAPIQVVIVPIYFKDEQLEEIEKVVAPIVIELKNKGVAVKFDTRDTHKPGWKFAEYELKGVPVRLAIGPKDLEKGTVEIARRDTKEKSFHPIDNVVDQVMDLLEDIQTSIYDKAKTFREKNSKEANTYDEFKKLVDEGFVYAHWDGTSETEDKIKEETKATIRCIPLDQQKEEGTCIFTGKPSSGRVLFAKAY